In Proteus vulgaris, one DNA window encodes the following:
- a CDS encoding CidB/LrgB family autolysis modulator has protein sequence MLMNIWWSLPLSIFIFYLARKLAARFKLPILNPLLIAIVVIIPILLITKIPYENYFAGSRILNDLLQPAVVALAIPLYQQLHQIRAQWKSLISICFIGSVAAMASGTAIALWAGATPEIAASILPKSVTTPIAMAVADSIGGIPAISAACVIAVGILGAIFGHTLFKILRIPTHASRGLAMGTVSHAVGTARAAEVDYIEGAYSSLALMTCGIITSLLAPFIFPIILHLYS, from the coding sequence ATATTGATGAATATTTGGTGGTCACTACCTTTAAGTATTTTTATTTTTTACTTAGCTCGTAAGCTTGCAGCCCGATTTAAATTGCCTATTTTAAATCCGCTTTTAATTGCTATTGTGGTGATTATTCCTATTTTATTAATAACTAAAATACCTTATGAAAATTATTTTGCAGGCAGCCGTATTTTAAATGACTTACTACAACCTGCTGTTGTTGCTTTAGCTATCCCGCTTTATCAGCAATTACACCAAATTCGCGCACAGTGGAAATCATTAATTAGTATTTGCTTTATTGGTAGTGTTGCTGCCATGGCTAGTGGTACTGCGATTGCCTTATGGGCTGGTGCAACACCTGAAATCGCAGCATCAATCTTACCGAAATCCGTCACAACACCTATCGCGATGGCAGTCGCAGACTCCATAGGTGGTATTCCTGCAATCAGTGCTGCATGTGTTATTGCAGTAGGTATTTTAGGTGCCATTTTTGGTCACACTCTATTCAAGATATTGCGAATTCCGACTCACGCCTCTCGAGGTTTAGCTATGGGAACCGTTTCGCATGCAGTGGGAACAGCAAGAGCTGCAGAAGTGGATTATATCGAAGGTGCTTATAGCTCATTAGCATTAATGACCTGTGGGATTATTACTTCTTTACTTGCTCCGTTTATATTCCCTATTATTTTGCATCTTTATAGTTGA
- the sanA gene encoding outer membrane permeability protein SanA codes for MLKRLIYLFLTLFILLAVTLIACDRWIGWKTNPYIFEDIDRLPAKKVGMVLGTSKYYTSGYINQFYQYRIQGAVNAYNSGKIQYLLLSGDNAKHSYNEPNTMRKDLIKAGIPASRIVMDFAGFRTLDSVVRTKEVFGTDGFTIITQRFHCERAVFIALEKGIDAQCFAVASPKSMFKVRIREVFARAGAIIDVYILNREPRFLGPPETIPAIQSIPDGIKGYPAVSPEEVESLPLSDNNHEKI; via the coding sequence ATGCTAAAACGCCTCATTTATCTTTTTCTCACACTTTTTATTCTACTTGCAGTCACCTTGATTGCCTGCGATCGCTGGATCGGGTGGAAAACAAATCCTTATATTTTTGAAGATATTGATAGGTTACCCGCTAAAAAAGTGGGCATGGTGTTAGGTACATCAAAATATTACACCAGTGGTTACATTAACCAATTTTATCAATATCGCATCCAAGGTGCTGTTAATGCCTATAATAGTGGTAAAATCCAGTATTTATTATTAAGCGGAGATAATGCAAAACATAGCTATAATGAGCCTAATACAATGCGTAAAGATCTCATTAAAGCGGGTATTCCGGCTTCTCGTATCGTAATGGATTTTGCAGGATTCAGAACGCTTGATTCTGTTGTGCGGACAAAAGAAGTTTTTGGGACTGATGGCTTTACTATTATTACACAACGTTTTCACTGTGAACGAGCCGTTTTTATCGCATTAGAAAAAGGAATTGATGCGCAATGTTTTGCAGTTGCATCCCCTAAAAGCATGTTTAAAGTACGTATACGTGAGGTATTTGCCAGAGCAGGTGCAATAATTGATGTATATATTCTAAATCGAGAGCCGCGCTTTTTAGGGCCGCCAGAAACAATTCCCGCGATACAATCTATTCCTGATGGCATTAAAGGATATCCCGCGGTTTCACCAGAGGAAGTTGAATCACTTCCTCTAAGTGACAATAATCACGAGAAAATCTAA
- the cdd gene encoding cytidine deaminase: protein MHTRFQAIWSDLSPQLQHALAPYLEQDAFPAMFTAEQVNAIKTQLQCNDDALALALLPVAAACAVAPISNFKVGAVARGESGNLYFGANMEFAGAPLQQTVHAEQSAVTHAWLRDESRLISITVNYTPCGHCRQFMNELNSGTHIQIQLPGRKVATLGDYLPDSFGPKDLNITSLLMDKVNHGYKIDNPSELAQQALQATNRSHAPYSESHSGIAVQMKNGKIFQGSYAENAAFNPSLPPLQAALILLNMAGESVMEIESAVLIEKAETILTQWDATQATLTALGCRQMQRITL, encoded by the coding sequence ATGCATACTCGTTTTCAGGCAATTTGGTCAGATTTATCTCCGCAGTTACAACACGCACTTGCTCCTTATCTTGAGCAGGATGCATTCCCTGCAATGTTCACGGCAGAACAGGTCAACGCCATAAAAACACAGTTACAATGTAATGATGATGCCTTAGCCCTTGCACTTTTGCCTGTTGCTGCGGCTTGTGCTGTTGCGCCTATCTCTAACTTCAAAGTAGGTGCGGTTGCTCGTGGTGAAAGTGGTAATCTTTACTTCGGTGCCAATATGGAGTTCGCTGGCGCACCATTACAACAAACAGTCCATGCTGAACAAAGTGCGGTAACTCACGCATGGCTACGTGATGAATCTCGCTTAATTTCAATCACCGTTAACTATACACCTTGTGGTCATTGTCGCCAGTTTATGAACGAACTCAACAGCGGCACCCATATTCAGATCCAATTACCTGGTAGAAAAGTAGCGACATTAGGGGATTATTTACCTGATAGCTTTGGCCCGAAGGATCTCAATATCACCTCTTTATTAATGGATAAGGTTAATCACGGTTACAAAATTGATAACCCTAGTGAATTAGCACAACAGGCGCTACAAGCTACCAATCGTAGCCATGCACCTTATAGTGAGTCCCACAGTGGTATTGCTGTTCAAATGAAAAATGGCAAAATTTTCCAAGGTAGCTACGCAGAAAATGCCGCATTTAACCCAAGCTTACCGCCATTACAAGCCGCATTAATTTTATTAAATATGGCAGGTGAGAGTGTGATGGAAATTGAATCTGCGGTCTTAATTGAAAAAGCAGAAACAATCTTAACACAATGGGATGCAACTCAAGCCACATTAACAGCTTTAGGTTGTCGCCAGATGCAACGCATCACTTTGTAA
- the folE gene encoding GTP cyclohydrolase I FolE — MSSLSKEAQWVHAALVERGLETPLRESKLSPSESKQQIEHHMTEVMKLLNLDLTDDSLAETPRRIAKMYVDEIFSGLDYHNFPKITLIENKMQVDEMVTVRDITLTSTCEHHFVTIDGKAIVAYIPKDKVIGLSKINRIVQFFAQRPQVQERLTQQILIALQTLLGTKNVAVSIDAVHYCVKARGIRDATSATTTTSLGGLFKSSQNTRQEFLRAVRHL; from the coding sequence ATGTCATCATTAAGTAAAGAGGCGCAATGGGTGCACGCTGCGTTAGTTGAACGCGGTTTGGAAACGCCTCTTCGTGAATCAAAGCTATCTCCAAGTGAGAGTAAACAGCAAATTGAACATCATATGACAGAAGTGATGAAGCTGTTAAATCTGGATTTAACTGACGATAGTTTAGCTGAAACGCCTCGTCGTATTGCTAAAATGTATGTTGATGAAATTTTCTCAGGACTGGATTATCACAACTTCCCAAAAATCACACTAATTGAAAATAAAATGCAAGTTGATGAAATGGTGACAGTACGAGATATCACATTAACCAGTACTTGCGAACATCACTTTGTTACCATTGATGGTAAGGCGATTGTGGCTTATATTCCAAAAGATAAAGTGATTGGTTTATCAAAAATTAATCGTATTGTGCAATTTTTTGCTCAACGTCCTCAAGTTCAAGAACGTTTAACCCAGCAAATTCTTATCGCATTACAAACGTTACTAGGCACAAAAAATGTGGCTGTTTCTATTGATGCGGTTCATTACTGTGTTAAAGCTCGTGGTATTCGTGATGCAACGAGTGCAACCACGACAACCTCGTTAGGTGGGTTATTTAAATCGAGTCAAAATACGCGTCAGGAATTTTTACGCGCTGTTCGTCACCTTTGA
- a CDS encoding CidA/LrgA family protein, which yields MKSKRARLQITLWHYLRSFLVLYLCLFAGNLISALLPFAVPGSIVGLLILFGLLAFQLIPLRWVKPGANILLKNMSLLFIPIGVGVMNYYDLLSQQLFPIVLACVVSTFGVMALVAYCSHYVHRERIIVGSKPDQVKDIVETKKKDDDNALSEKKKC from the coding sequence ATGAAATCTAAACGGGCACGATTGCAGATTACACTTTGGCATTATCTACGATCTTTTTTGGTACTTTATCTTTGTCTCTTTGCTGGTAATCTTATTTCAGCCCTTCTACCCTTCGCGGTTCCAGGCAGTATTGTTGGCTTACTGATCCTTTTTGGTCTACTTGCTTTCCAGCTTATCCCTTTACGTTGGGTTAAACCCGGTGCCAATATCCTATTAAAAAACATGTCATTACTCTTTATCCCTATCGGTGTTGGTGTAATGAACTATTATGATTTGTTAAGTCAGCAACTTTTTCCCATCGTTTTAGCCTGCGTCGTGAGTACCTTTGGTGTTATGGCACTCGTTGCATATTGCTCACACTACGTTCATCGTGAACGCATTATCGTGGGTTCAAAACCAGACCAAGTTAAAGATATTGTTGAAACAAAAAAGAAAGACGACGATAACGCGTTAAGCGAGAAGAAAAAATGTTAG
- the moeA gene encoding molybdopterin molybdotransferase MoeA, translating into MSQCHVSGLLSLDEALEKLLEKPLAITDTLNIPLNNAADYILSADITSPLNVPPFDNSAMDGYGLRYADLDTQTPLPVAGKSFAGIPFEGELPAGQCVRIMTGAMVPTGVDTVIMQEEAEVTEHGVHFSQPAKKGQNIRRIGEDIKENDIVLSAGTKLSTAQLPLIASLGIATVQVYRRLKVAVFSTGDELQTIGQPLKTGQIYDTNRFAVRLMLEKLGCEVLDLGVIPDSPEKLRETFKKADQEADLVISSGGVSVGEADYTKQILDEIGEIGFWKLAIKPGKPFAFGRLHNAWFCGLPGNPVSATVTFYQLVQPLIARLSGFSHWKAPQRFQAIAQSPLKKSVGRLDFQRGIASINAEGVWQVDTSGHQGSHVYSSFSVANCFIVLERERGKVAAGETVTIELFNSLLKSE; encoded by the coding sequence ATGAGTCAATGTCACGTTAGCGGTTTATTATCTCTTGATGAAGCGCTAGAAAAACTACTTGAAAAACCGCTGGCAATTACCGATACCCTTAACATCCCATTAAATAATGCAGCCGATTATATTCTAAGTGCAGATATTACATCTCCACTCAATGTTCCACCTTTTGATAATTCTGCAATGGATGGTTACGGACTTCGTTACGCTGACTTAGACACCCAAACTCCTCTTCCGGTGGCAGGAAAATCGTTTGCGGGTATTCCTTTTGAGGGAGAACTTCCTGCTGGTCAATGTGTCCGCATTATGACAGGAGCAATGGTTCCTACGGGCGTTGATACTGTCATTATGCAAGAAGAAGCTGAAGTCACTGAACATGGTGTTCATTTTTCACAGCCTGCTAAGAAAGGCCAAAATATTCGCCGTATTGGTGAAGATATTAAAGAAAACGATATTGTATTATCTGCTGGCACTAAGCTTTCAACAGCACAATTGCCATTAATCGCCTCTTTAGGGATCGCCACTGTACAAGTTTATCGACGCTTAAAAGTTGCCGTTTTCTCAACAGGTGATGAATTACAAACTATCGGTCAGCCATTAAAAACGGGGCAAATATATGATACTAACCGTTTTGCTGTACGCTTAATGCTTGAAAAATTAGGTTGTGAAGTTTTAGATTTAGGCGTTATTCCTGACTCACCTGAAAAACTCCGTGAAACCTTTAAAAAAGCAGATCAAGAAGCAGATTTAGTGATCAGCAGTGGCGGTGTTTCTGTAGGTGAAGCAGATTACACCAAACAAATTCTTGATGAAATTGGAGAGATTGGTTTTTGGAAATTAGCCATTAAACCGGGAAAACCATTTGCATTTGGTCGATTGCACAATGCATGGTTCTGCGGTTTACCGGGTAACCCTGTCTCAGCAACCGTCACATTCTATCAATTAGTTCAGCCTTTGATCGCTCGGTTATCAGGCTTTAGTCATTGGAAAGCGCCACAACGTTTCCAAGCCATAGCACAATCACCATTGAAAAAATCAGTGGGTCGTCTTGATTTTCAACGTGGTATCGCAAGTATTAATGCAGAAGGTGTGTGGCAAGTAGACACTTCAGGTCACCAAGGCTCACACGTTTATAGCTCCTTTAGTGTCGCTAACTGCTTTATCGTCTTAGAACGTGAGCGTGGTAAAGTGGCTGCGGGTGAAACCGTCACAATCGAGTTATTTAATTCTCTGTTAAAAAGCGAATAG
- the yeiB gene encoding DUF418 domain-containing protein YeiB, translated as MNESSHQRIEALDALRGMAILGILLLNISGFALLRVASFNPLHSGEASFGDRITWMALNLFAQGKFLFIFALLFGGTLYLLLRKGTRFNLSRLVVLALIGVIHTLFLWEGDILFPYSVCGLFVFVFIKSITTKNQFILGAILYFCGALILGVLFYYYRDFIDTVWYSTPYSQMVESDWKTGSYLNSVYYRLNELSIFVFNLVRQYSWFLFGAMLMGAALMASGWLQQKFSRTHYGYVALCFLSISLSLQTIIVLVDYFLDWDYRWAAVWAQPLTMLIQVIQSLGYIALFYWSWNTISHSYFAYALRCVGKMALTTYLMQSLIGIILFQRMGLFNQFTLPELMPFVVVIWAINIAFAVIWLRYFPQGPIEWIWRKSASKLAQFF; from the coding sequence ATGAATGAATCGTCTCATCAACGTATCGAAGCACTTGATGCGTTGAGAGGAATGGCGATCCTTGGCATTTTATTGCTCAATATTTCAGGTTTTGCCTTATTAAGAGTGGCTTCATTTAACCCGTTACATTCGGGGGAAGCCTCTTTTGGTGATCGTATAACATGGATGGCATTAAACCTTTTTGCCCAAGGCAAGTTCCTCTTTATTTTTGCGTTATTATTTGGTGGTACGCTTTACTTGCTATTACGCAAAGGAACACGTTTTAATTTATCGCGATTAGTTGTGTTAGCGTTGATTGGTGTTATTCACACACTATTTCTTTGGGAAGGTGATATCTTATTTCCATATAGTGTGTGTGGTTTATTTGTTTTTGTCTTTATCAAATCAATAACGACAAAGAACCAATTTATATTGGGAGCGATACTCTATTTTTGTGGCGCACTTATTTTAGGTGTGTTGTTTTATTATTATCGTGATTTTATTGATACCGTTTGGTACAGCACGCCATATTCCCAAATGGTTGAATCCGATTGGAAAACAGGGTCTTATTTAAATAGTGTTTATTATCGTTTGAATGAATTAAGTATTTTTGTTTTTAATTTGGTACGTCAATATAGTTGGTTTTTATTTGGCGCAATGTTGATGGGTGCTGCGCTAATGGCATCAGGTTGGTTACAGCAGAAATTTAGCCGTACACACTATGGTTATGTGGCACTTTGTTTTCTCTCAATCAGTTTAAGCTTACAAACGATTATTGTGCTGGTGGATTATTTTCTTGATTGGGATTATCGCTGGGCTGCGGTTTGGGCACAGCCTTTGACGATGTTGATCCAAGTTATACAAAGCTTGGGGTATATTGCGTTATTTTATTGGAGTTGGAATACAATTAGTCACTCTTATTTTGCCTATGCTTTACGTTGCGTAGGAAAAATGGCGCTGACGACCTATTTAATGCAAAGTCTTATCGGCATTATCCTATTTCAGCGGATGGGATTATTTAACCAATTTACCTTACCTGAACTGATGCCTTTTGTTGTGGTTATTTGGGCAATCAATATTGCTTTTGCCGTAATTTGGCTACGCTATTTTCCACAAGGCCCAATAGAGTGGATTTGGCGTAAATCAGCCTCAAAATTAGCGCAATTCTTTTAG
- a CDS encoding NAD-dependent malic enzyme → MELEHESKRPLYIPYAGPILLEFPLLNKGSAFSEEERSTFNLHGLLPEAVETIEEQVERAYRQYLDFKNDNDKHIYLRNIQDTNETLFYRLLESHLTEMMPIIYTPTVGEACEHFSDIYRRARGLFISYPNRANIDDMLQNATKQNVKVIVVTDGERILGLGDQGIGGMGIPIGKLSLYTACGGISPAYTLPVVLDVGTNNPQRLNDPLYMGWRHPRITGDEYNEFVDEFIQAVKRRWPNVLLQFEDFAQKNAMPLLNRYRDELCCFNDDIQGTASVTLGSLIAASRAAGRQLKDQTVTFLGAGSAGCGIAEQIIAQMKSEGLSDEQARERIFMVDRFGLLTDKLPNLLDFQSKLIQKSEAIADWKTESDAISLLEVVKNAKPTILIGVSGQAGLFTEEIIREMHKHCERPIVMPLSNPTSRVEARPEDIINWTDGQALVATGSPFAPVKYKDKEYPIAQCNNSYIFPGIGLGVIACGAKRVTDAMLMVASRALADCSPMAKEGDGSLLPLLADIQQVSRYIAKQVAKEAQVQGVATVTSDSALEEAIERNYWQPEYRIYKRTSF, encoded by the coding sequence ATGGAACTGGAACACGAAAGTAAACGCCCTCTCTACATCCCGTATGCAGGTCCAATCCTGCTTGAATTTCCCCTGTTAAATAAAGGTAGTGCTTTCAGCGAAGAAGAACGCAGCACCTTTAACTTACATGGTTTACTGCCTGAAGCAGTTGAAACTATTGAAGAACAGGTTGAACGCGCTTATCGCCAATATCTTGATTTCAAAAACGATAACGACAAACACATTTACCTAAGAAACATCCAAGACACCAATGAAACTCTGTTTTACCGTTTATTGGAATCTCACCTTACTGAAATGATGCCAATCATTTACACACCAACAGTGGGTGAAGCTTGCGAACATTTCTCTGATATTTATCGTCGTGCTCGCGGTTTGTTTATCTCTTACCCTAACCGCGCCAATATCGACGATATGCTACAAAACGCCACTAAACAAAACGTAAAAGTGATTGTTGTCACTGATGGCGAACGTATTCTTGGTCTAGGTGACCAAGGTATCGGCGGTATGGGTATTCCTATTGGTAAACTCTCTTTATATACCGCGTGTGGGGGTATCAGCCCAGCGTACACATTGCCTGTTGTACTTGATGTTGGTACTAACAATCCACAACGCTTAAACGATCCACTATATATGGGATGGCGCCATCCTCGTATTACTGGTGATGAATATAACGAGTTCGTTGATGAATTTATTCAAGCTGTTAAACGTCGCTGGCCAAATGTTTTACTGCAATTTGAAGACTTCGCGCAAAAAAATGCGATGCCTTTACTAAACCGTTATCGTGATGAATTATGTTGCTTTAACGATGATATTCAAGGTACTGCGTCTGTTACCTTAGGTAGTCTTATCGCGGCTAGCCGTGCTGCGGGGCGCCAATTAAAAGACCAAACAGTCACTTTCTTAGGTGCAGGCTCTGCGGGTTGTGGTATTGCTGAGCAAATCATTGCCCAAATGAAATCTGAAGGCTTAAGCGATGAGCAAGCGCGTGAGCGTATCTTCATGGTTGACCGTTTTGGCTTATTAACTGATAAACTACCAAATTTACTTGATTTCCAAAGCAAGCTTATCCAAAAAAGTGAAGCCATTGCTGATTGGAAAACAGAAAGCGATGCGATTTCGCTGTTAGAAGTGGTTAAGAATGCAAAACCAACAATCTTAATTGGTGTTTCAGGACAAGCTGGGTTATTCACTGAAGAAATTATTCGTGAAATGCACAAACACTGTGAACGCCCTATCGTGATGCCATTATCTAATCCAACTTCACGTGTTGAAGCGCGCCCTGAAGATATTATTAATTGGACAGATGGCCAAGCTTTAGTTGCAACTGGTAGCCCATTTGCACCTGTAAAATACAAAGATAAAGAGTATCCAATTGCACAATGTAATAACTCTTATATCTTCCCTGGCATTGGGTTAGGTGTTATTGCCTGTGGTGCTAAACGTGTGACTGATGCCATGTTAATGGTTGCAAGTCGTGCATTAGCTGATTGCTCACCAATGGCAAAAGAGGGTGACGGCTCACTATTACCTTTACTGGCTGATATTCAACAAGTTTCGCGTTATATTGCAAAACAAGTTGCAAAAGAAGCACAAGTACAAGGTGTTGCTACTGTCACATCAGATTCGGCCTTAGAAGAAGCAATTGAACGCAACTATTGGCAGCCTGAATACCGTATTTACAAAAGAACATCGTTCTAA
- the moeB gene encoding molybdopterin-synthase adenylyltransferase MoeB: MSIELTDEETLRYNRQIVLRGFDFDGQEALKSASVLIVGAGGLGCSASQYLTAAGVGKLTLLDFDTVSLSNLQRQILHRDATIGQPKVLSAKVTLEAINPHVTIDTVDALLEDEALDKLISQHNIVMDCTDNVAVREQLNRLCFHQKKPLVSGAAIRMEGQISVFTYQDEEPCYRCLSHLFGDNALSCVEAGIMAPVVGTIGTLQAVEAIKLLTGYGENLHGKVLMFDAMRMQFREFKLPKNPHCEVCSADLPDN; the protein is encoded by the coding sequence ATGAGTATCGAATTAACCGATGAAGAAACACTGCGCTACAATCGCCAGATTGTATTAAGGGGCTTTGATTTTGATGGTCAAGAGGCACTGAAAAGTGCCTCTGTATTGATTGTTGGCGCAGGTGGCTTAGGATGTAGTGCTTCGCAATATCTTACAGCCGCAGGTGTAGGAAAACTCACATTATTAGATTTTGATACAGTTTCCCTTTCTAATCTTCAGCGCCAAATTCTTCATCGTGACGCTACGATTGGCCAACCCAAAGTACTATCTGCAAAAGTAACATTAGAAGCAATTAATCCTCATGTCACAATAGACACCGTTGATGCATTACTTGAAGATGAGGCTTTAGATAAACTTATTAGCCAACATAATATCGTAATGGACTGTACGGATAATGTGGCAGTACGCGAGCAGCTTAATCGCCTCTGCTTTCATCAAAAAAAACCACTAGTATCTGGTGCAGCGATTAGAATGGAAGGTCAAATCAGTGTATTCACTTACCAAGATGAAGAGCCTTGCTATCGTTGTCTGAGCCATCTTTTTGGCGACAACGCTTTAAGTTGTGTTGAAGCGGGCATAATGGCACCTGTTGTGGGTACTATTGGCACATTACAAGCTGTTGAAGCAATAAAGTTACTCACTGGCTACGGTGAAAACTTGCATGGCAAAGTATTAATGTTTGACGCAATGCGAATGCAATTTCGTGAGTTTAAGCTACCTAAAAACCCACATTGCGAAGTATGCTCTGCCGATTTACCAGATAACTAA
- a CDS encoding YbfB/YjiJ family MFS transporter: MNTSNHQSHSAQAFHIAFSGFLALVVAMGIGRFTFTPQVPLMIAEYQLTLTSAGIVAAFNYLGYLAGSYDAMKAVKGVGYRLWAGLWGAVIITLLSAFLNDAFTHSIARFFIGWASGWTLVLVASWANELLARLNRPALSVAVYAGTGAGIFISGMLAVLIMKWQMNAMTGWLIYGSLAFICAIYVSYHLPKPWAMSREEVKIAPLTLTPAMKNLTLGYTFAGFGYILPATFLSQMAAERFPGSLIAQFVWPIFGASAALCIGIAILTRNVLNTQLRLAITLWLQALGILIAEWIPTITGLAIGAFLIGGGLMCAVQLAFLRGRELAPDHGRYMAGLLTTFYAIGQLVGPIVSSLSTALTGKLEPALYVAFIVLIIGGFLVCLKEKKKA, translated from the coding sequence ATGAATACTTCAAATCACCAAAGTCATTCAGCGCAAGCTTTTCATATCGCGTTTAGTGGTTTTCTTGCTTTAGTCGTTGCAATGGGGATAGGGCGCTTTACCTTTACACCACAAGTGCCATTGATGATTGCAGAATATCAATTGACGCTAACAAGTGCTGGTATTGTCGCTGCATTTAATTATCTTGGTTATCTTGCAGGCTCCTATGATGCAATGAAAGCAGTTAAAGGTGTGGGGTATCGTTTGTGGGCGGGGCTTTGGGGGGCGGTGATAATTACTCTGTTATCCGCTTTTTTAAATGACGCATTTACACACAGTATTGCTCGTTTTTTTATCGGTTGGGCAAGTGGTTGGACGTTGGTACTGGTGGCGTCATGGGCCAATGAATTATTGGCTCGCCTTAATCGCCCCGCATTAAGCGTTGCTGTTTATGCAGGAACAGGGGCAGGTATATTTATTAGCGGTATGCTCGCTGTATTAATTATGAAATGGCAAATGAATGCGATGACTGGGTGGCTTATTTATGGTTCGCTTGCTTTTATTTGTGCAATATATGTGAGTTACCACCTTCCTAAACCTTGGGCGATGAGTCGGGAAGAGGTAAAAATTGCACCTTTAACACTGACACCAGCAATGAAAAATTTGACTTTGGGTTATACCTTTGCGGGTTTTGGTTATATTTTACCAGCTACATTTCTTTCTCAAATGGCAGCAGAGCGCTTCCCAGGGAGCTTAATCGCACAATTTGTTTGGCCCATATTTGGTGCTTCTGCTGCATTATGTATCGGAATTGCCATTTTAACGCGTAATGTATTAAACACGCAGTTACGCTTAGCCATTACGCTTTGGTTACAAGCATTAGGTATTTTGATCGCAGAGTGGATACCGACAATAACAGGGCTTGCGATAGGTGCTTTTTTAATTGGTGGCGGTTTGATGTGTGCGGTACAACTTGCTTTTTTACGAGGTAGAGAGTTAGCACCTGATCATGGGCGTTATATGGCGGGTTTACTCACGACTTTTTATGCTATTGGACAATTAGTTGGTCCTATTGTTTCTTCGCTTTCAACGGCATTAACCGGGAAATTAGAACCTGCACTTTATGTTGCCTTTATTGTGTTGATAATCGGTGGTTTTCTGGTGTGTTTAAAAGAGAAAAAAAAGGCTTAA